The following are encoded together in the Acidicapsa ligni genome:
- a CDS encoding porin family protein: protein MRSKLVLAALFFLSTLPVLAQVAPAARISGLPLGVGAGLSDYSVDYGPGRRMLGVSAWADYSLFHGLGIEAEGTSILWDKPSSLPRMKQETIKGGAIYKYHQVFHVRPYVKGLIGLGKIDFPSINPLYTQDTFTMYAIGGGVEYKVWKTLSVRGDYEYQYWSNYQGSNYLNPNGFTIGATYYLRGVHRHY, encoded by the coding sequence ATGCGATCGAAGCTTGTTCTGGCAGCACTTTTCTTCCTCTCAACTTTGCCTGTTTTAGCCCAGGTGGCTCCTGCCGCCAGGATAAGTGGACTTCCTCTAGGAGTTGGTGCAGGTCTGTCGGACTATAGCGTCGATTATGGTCCGGGACGCAGGATGCTTGGTGTGTCGGCCTGGGCTGACTACAGTTTGTTTCACGGCTTGGGAATCGAAGCTGAAGGTACGTCGATTTTGTGGGACAAGCCTAGTTCCTTGCCTCGCATGAAGCAGGAAACGATCAAGGGCGGGGCGATTTACAAGTATCACCAGGTCTTCCACGTTCGTCCTTATGTGAAGGGGCTTATTGGATTGGGAAAGATTGATTTCCCCTCAATTAATCCCTTGTATACGCAGGACACCTTTACCATGTACGCAATTGGCGGAGGTGTTGAGTACAAGGTGTGGAAGACGCTCTCTGTACGGGGCGACTATGAGTATCAGTATTGGTCGAACTATCAAGGGAGTAATTACTTGAACCCGAATGGATTCACGATAGGTGCGACTTACTATCTGCGCGGTGTTCACAGGCATTACTAA
- a CDS encoding NAD-dependent epimerase/dehydratase family protein produces the protein MHIRGAHALVCGAGGFIGGHLVNRLFDEGAASVRAVDVKPLDEWYQTNPKAESLVLDLQEKDACLTATEGTDSVFQLAADMGGMGFIENNKALCMLSVLTNTHMLLAARKTGVKRFFYSSSACVYNGEKQTNPDVVALKEEDAYPALPEDGYGWEKLFSERMCRHFSEDYGLETRVARFHNVYGPLGTWTGGREKAPAAICRKVLEAKASGKHEIEIWGDGHQTRSFMYIDDCTKGVLDIYHSDILEPINLGSSELVTINQLVDIAEDLAGVKLKRNYNLSAPKGVNGRNSDNTKILGYLNWEPSIKLRDGLAQTMSWIEQEMLTTVTSR, from the coding sequence ATGCATATTCGAGGCGCACACGCACTGGTTTGCGGAGCGGGCGGTTTTATCGGCGGTCATCTTGTGAATCGGCTTTTCGATGAGGGTGCGGCCAGTGTACGAGCGGTTGATGTGAAGCCGCTGGACGAGTGGTATCAGACAAACCCCAAGGCTGAAAGCCTGGTTCTCGACCTGCAGGAAAAAGATGCCTGCCTCACGGCGACTGAAGGCACTGATTCTGTTTTTCAGCTAGCCGCGGATATGGGCGGAATGGGCTTTATCGAAAATAACAAGGCGCTTTGCATGTTGAGCGTTTTGACCAATACGCATATGTTGCTGGCGGCCCGTAAGACCGGTGTAAAGCGGTTCTTCTATTCTTCGTCCGCATGCGTATACAACGGCGAAAAGCAGACCAATCCGGATGTGGTTGCTCTGAAAGAAGAAGATGCTTATCCTGCGTTGCCGGAAGATGGCTATGGCTGGGAGAAGTTGTTCAGCGAGCGCATGTGCCGGCATTTCTCTGAGGACTACGGCCTGGAGACACGCGTGGCGCGTTTCCACAATGTTTACGGCCCTCTGGGTACGTGGACAGGCGGACGTGAAAAGGCTCCAGCGGCGATCTGCCGCAAGGTGCTTGAGGCCAAGGCCTCGGGCAAGCATGAGATTGAGATCTGGGGCGACGGTCATCAGACGCGCAGCTTCATGTACATCGATGATTGCACCAAGGGCGTTCTTGACATCTATCACAGCGATATTCTTGAGCCGATCAATCTTGGTTCGAGCGAGCTTGTGACGATCAATCAACTGGTGGATATCGCGGAAGATCTTGCCGGTGTAAAGCTGAAGCGCAACTACAACCTGAGCGCACCCAAAGGCGTGAACGGGCGCAATAGCGATAACACCAAGATCCTGGGTTACTTGAACTGGGAACCAAGCATCAAACTTCGCGATGGGCTTGCGCAAACGATGTCCTGGATTGAGCAGGAAATGCTTACCACTGTTACCAGCAGGTAG
- a CDS encoding WecB/TagA/CpsF family glycosyltransferase, whose product MNSVSRFQQILGVRFFVGDAQGAIEEVSQHGGLVVVPAAPALKNLAVDKGYREALLGADFAIADSAFMVLLWNLIDRNRIPKLSGLKYLRALVEEPDFQKGGSFWVMPTAASAQRNLRWLQEAGVQIASEDVYLAPLYGHVISDEELLERLEERQPKHIVLGIGGGTQERLGLYLKQNLSYRPAIHCIGAAIAFLSGDQVRIPVWADTLGLGWLWRTVADPKRFFPRYWDARHLAPLLLKYRDRLPITTA is encoded by the coding sequence ATGAATTCTGTTTCACGGTTTCAGCAGATTCTGGGAGTGCGCTTTTTTGTAGGCGACGCCCAAGGAGCCATTGAGGAGGTGTCGCAGCACGGCGGTCTCGTCGTCGTGCCTGCGGCGCCAGCACTCAAGAACTTGGCTGTTGACAAGGGCTATCGGGAGGCTTTGCTGGGGGCGGATTTTGCTATCGCCGACAGCGCCTTCATGGTGCTCTTGTGGAACCTGATTGATCGCAATCGTATCCCCAAGTTATCCGGATTGAAGTATCTTCGCGCATTAGTGGAGGAGCCTGATTTTCAGAAGGGTGGCTCCTTCTGGGTTATGCCCACTGCTGCCAGCGCGCAACGTAACTTGCGCTGGTTGCAGGAGGCAGGTGTCCAGATTGCAAGCGAGGATGTGTATCTTGCTCCGCTTTACGGGCATGTAATTTCGGATGAGGAGTTGTTGGAACGCCTCGAAGAGCGCCAGCCCAAGCACATCGTGCTGGGGATTGGCGGCGGAACGCAGGAGCGGCTTGGGTTGTATCTGAAGCAGAATCTCAGCTATCGCCCGGCGATCCATTGCATCGGTGCGGCAATTGCGTTTCTGAGCGGCGATCAGGTACGCATTCCAGTCTGGGCGGATACGCTTGGTCTGGGCTGGCTGTGGCGTACGGTTGCCGATCCGAAGCGGTTTTTCCCGCGGTACTGGGATGCCCGGCACCTGGCGCCCCTGCTCCTGAAATACAGAGACCGGTTGCCTATCACTACGGCTTAG
- a CDS encoding BON domain-containing protein — translation MKNNTFRSFYPARRKTGLALVLLGGLAGFGNIAALAQDTADSGAQASAPAGQRSDGQIEMDVVHALDASQELKQDWITAGTVQGEVTLSGTSGTEDNRKLAESIASKVSGVTKVVNNLKVGDPQTAAQQNNAQPQDQQNPADDQGQYGDQGQDPSQGQDPGQGQYPAQGQYPAQGQAQGQYPPPQGQYPPQGQYPPQGQYPAQGQYPGGQQAANNGPMPPPGARQNYAQPQGPQQPIGPVTLPQGTLLKVRTSEPVGSKMAKEGAAIEFTVARDVYAAGILAIPRGATVHGVVTNVKKAGALGGRPEVGLNLLSLDLGGKNYALATDPYQVQGPNKAGRTAGNAIGGALFGALVGGAVGGGSGAAIGAAAGGVGGTAASAATPGPQVWIPVEAMMDFHLNAPLTVTTVSAAEAQRLAANAGPSPQNRPTLYRRGPYPYGYPPPPPPPGYYYRPY, via the coding sequence ATGAAGAATAATACTTTCCGCTCGTTTTATCCGGCGCGCCGCAAAACGGGTTTGGCGCTGGTTCTTCTCGGCGGCTTAGCCGGATTTGGGAATATTGCTGCATTGGCACAGGATACTGCTGATTCAGGGGCACAGGCTTCGGCCCCCGCTGGACAGCGCTCCGATGGGCAGATTGAGATGGATGTTGTCCATGCTCTGGATGCCTCTCAAGAGCTGAAGCAGGACTGGATCACGGCAGGGACCGTGCAGGGTGAAGTTACGCTCTCCGGTACCTCAGGTACGGAAGACAACCGCAAGCTTGCGGAGTCGATTGCCAGCAAGGTGTCGGGCGTGACCAAGGTTGTAAACAACCTCAAGGTCGGCGATCCGCAGACTGCTGCGCAGCAGAATAATGCGCAGCCGCAGGATCAGCAGAATCCGGCTGACGATCAGGGCCAGTATGGGGATCAGGGTCAGGATCCGAGCCAGGGTCAGGATCCAGGTCAGGGACAATACCCGGCCCAGGGTCAATATCCCGCCCAGGGCCAGGCTCAGGGACAATATCCTCCGCCGCAGGGTCAGTATCCTCCTCAGGGTCAATATCCCCCGCAAGGGCAGTACCCAGCTCAGGGCCAGTATCCTGGCGGCCAGCAGGCTGCCAATAACGGACCGATGCCGCCTCCCGGAGCGCGTCAGAACTACGCTCAACCGCAGGGTCCTCAGCAGCCTATCGGACCTGTGACACTGCCTCAGGGAACTCTGCTGAAGGTTCGAACCAGTGAGCCTGTGGGCAGCAAGATGGCCAAGGAAGGCGCTGCGATCGAGTTCACCGTGGCTCGGGATGTGTACGCTGCAGGCATTCTGGCTATTCCGCGTGGCGCAACGGTTCACGGCGTGGTCACGAATGTGAAGAAAGCGGGCGCGCTTGGTGGACGTCCGGAAGTAGGACTGAATCTGCTGTCGCTGGATCTTGGCGGCAAAAACTATGCTCTGGCCACGGATCCTTACCAGGTGCAGGGGCCGAACAAGGCTGGTCGTACCGCAGGTAATGCCATTGGCGGCGCTCTATTTGGCGCGCTCGTCGGCGGCGCAGTAGGCGGCGGCAGCGGCGCTGCTATCGGTGCGGCGGCGGGTGGTGTTGGTGGAACAGCGGCTTCGGCTGCGACTCCCGGCCCACAGGTCTGGATTCCGGTAGAGGCTATGATGGATTTCCATCTGAATGCACCTCTGACGGTAACTACAGTCAGTGCGGCTGAGGCGCAGCGTCTGGCCGCGAATGCCGGACCTTCTCCGCAGAACAGGCCGACTCTTTATCGCCGTGGACCCTATCCGTATGGATATCCTCCACCGCCACCACCGCCGGGCTATTACTACCGGCCTTACTAA
- a CDS encoding branched-chain amino acid transaminase, giving the protein MPIQPTENIWRNGKLIPWEQANIHVMSHVVHYGSSVFEGIRCYGQPSGAAVFRLPEHMQRLLDSAKIYRMPLPYSLDELCAAVVDVIEANGVAPCYIRPIAMRGYGEIGVNPTGSPTDVFIANFPWGKYVAGGHGGADVCISSWNRLAPNTMPALAKAGANYMNSQLIRMEADINGYSEGIALDVNGLVSEGSGENVFVVRNGVLYTPPLANSALSGITRDSVLTIARHLGLPVTEQSIPRELLYIADEVFFTGTAAEVSPIRSIDRIVIGDGTPGAITKKIADEFFGIANGLKPDRFGWLTPVKVNTAEIVSA; this is encoded by the coding sequence ATGCCGATTCAGCCCACAGAAAATATCTGGCGCAATGGCAAACTCATTCCCTGGGAGCAGGCGAATATCCATGTCATGAGCCACGTTGTTCACTACGGCTCCAGCGTATTTGAAGGAATCCGTTGCTACGGCCAGCCCTCGGGAGCGGCTGTGTTTCGCCTGCCCGAACACATGCAGCGCCTGCTTGACTCCGCCAAGATCTACCGCATGCCCCTGCCCTACTCTCTCGACGAGCTGTGCGCAGCAGTCGTGGATGTGATCGAAGCCAACGGCGTCGCGCCCTGCTACATCCGTCCCATTGCCATGCGCGGATACGGCGAAATCGGCGTCAACCCGACTGGCTCGCCTACCGACGTGTTCATCGCCAACTTTCCGTGGGGCAAATATGTTGCCGGCGGACACGGCGGAGCCGATGTCTGCATCAGCAGTTGGAACCGCCTGGCCCCCAACACCATGCCCGCTCTGGCCAAGGCTGGCGCCAACTACATGAACTCGCAGCTTATCCGCATGGAAGCCGACATCAACGGCTACTCGGAAGGCATCGCGCTGGATGTCAATGGCCTGGTCTCCGAGGGTTCCGGCGAGAACGTTTTTGTCGTCCGCAATGGCGTGCTGTATACGCCGCCGCTGGCCAATTCAGCGCTCTCCGGCATCACTCGCGACTCCGTGCTGACGATCGCCCGGCACCTTGGCCTGCCTGTCACCGAGCAATCCATTCCACGCGAACTGCTGTACATCGCCGACGAAGTTTTCTTCACCGGCACGGCAGCGGAAGTCTCGCCGATTCGCTCGATCGACCGCATTGTCATTGGCGATGGCACACCCGGCGCAATCACCAAGAAGATCGCGGATGAGTTCTTCGGAATCGCCAACGGCCTCAAGCCGGATCGCTTCGGCTGGCTGACCCCGGTCAAGGTGAACACCGCGGAAATCGTCAGCGCGTAA
- a CDS encoding helix-turn-helix transcriptional regulator produces MKNRLRVLRAERQWSQADLAQRLEVSRQSVNAIETGKFDPSLPLAFRLARLFDTTIEAIFFDEAENAE; encoded by the coding sequence ATGAAGAACCGGCTTCGTGTTCTACGCGCCGAGCGGCAGTGGAGCCAGGCCGACCTCGCCCAGAGACTCGAAGTTTCGCGTCAAAGCGTCAACGCGATTGAAACAGGCAAGTTCGACCCCAGCCTCCCACTGGCCTTTCGCCTCGCGCGGCTCTTTGACACAACCATCGAGGCCATCTTCTTCGACGAAGCAGAGAATGCCGAATAA